A section of the Streptomyces sp. SCL15-4 genome encodes:
- a CDS encoding acetate--CoA ligase family protein, whose translation MGTEDRVARVRALLESVRAEGRTALTAPEGKVVADAYGIAVPGEELAGDVDEAVAAAARLGGPVVLKIVSPDILHKTEAGGVVVGVEGAAEVRAAFHRIVAGARAYDAGARIEGVQVQELLPAGQEVIVGAVTDPAFGKVVAFGLGGVLVEVLKDVTFRLAPVRTDEALSMLDSIRAAEILRGVRGRAGVDRRAVAEQIRRVSELVADFPEIAEVDLNPVIATAHGAVAADIRVILAERRQPARRTYTREEILASMRRLMRPRAVAVIGASGEPGKIGNSVMRNLVDGGFAGDIHPVNPRADDILGRKAYRSVTDVPGEVDVAVFAIPARRVAAALEEAGRKGVANAVLIPSGFAETGEHRLQEELVEIAERYGVRLLGPNIYGYYSTWQDLCATFCTPYDVKGPVALTSQSGGIGMAVLGFARTTRTGVSAIVGLGNKADLDEDDLLTWFGEDPHTECVAMHLEDLKDGRAFVAAAREVVPKKPVVVLKAGRTAAGAKAAGSHTGALAGDDAVYDDILRQAGVIRAPGLDDLLEYARALPVLPAPKGDNVVIITGAGGSGVLLSDAVTDNGLSLMEIPPDLDEAFRRFIPPFGAAGNPVDITGGEPPSTYEATIRLGLADPRVHALVLGYWHTIVTPPMVFAELTARVVAEFRERGVEKPVVASLAGDVEVEEACRYLFERGVVAYPYTTEKPVAVLGAKYRWARAAGLLRDGS comes from the coding sequence GTGGGGACCGAGGACCGGGTGGCGCGGGTGCGGGCGCTGCTGGAGTCGGTGCGGGCCGAGGGCCGTACCGCGCTGACCGCGCCCGAGGGCAAGGTGGTCGCCGACGCGTACGGGATCGCCGTACCGGGCGAGGAACTGGCCGGGGACGTGGACGAGGCGGTGGCCGCGGCGGCGCGGCTGGGCGGGCCGGTGGTGCTGAAGATCGTCTCGCCGGACATCCTGCACAAGACCGAGGCCGGCGGGGTCGTCGTGGGAGTGGAGGGCGCGGCGGAGGTGCGGGCGGCGTTCCACCGGATCGTCGCGGGCGCGCGCGCCTACGACGCCGGGGCCCGGATCGAGGGCGTGCAGGTGCAGGAGCTGCTGCCGGCCGGACAGGAGGTCATCGTCGGCGCGGTCACCGACCCCGCGTTCGGGAAGGTGGTGGCGTTCGGGCTGGGCGGGGTGCTGGTGGAGGTGCTGAAGGACGTGACGTTCCGCCTCGCGCCGGTGCGTACGGACGAGGCGCTGTCGATGCTGGACTCCATCCGGGCCGCGGAGATCCTGCGCGGGGTCCGCGGGCGGGCCGGGGTGGACCGGCGGGCGGTGGCCGAGCAGATCCGGCGGGTGTCCGAACTGGTCGCGGACTTCCCCGAGATCGCGGAGGTGGACCTCAATCCGGTGATCGCGACGGCCCATGGCGCGGTCGCCGCCGACATCCGGGTGATCCTCGCCGAGCGGCGGCAGCCGGCGCGCAGGACGTACACCCGCGAGGAGATCCTCGCCTCGATGCGCCGGCTGATGCGGCCGCGTGCGGTCGCCGTGATCGGCGCCTCCGGCGAGCCGGGCAAGATCGGCAATTCGGTGATGCGCAACCTGGTCGACGGCGGCTTCGCCGGTGACATCCACCCGGTCAACCCCCGGGCCGACGACATCCTGGGCCGCAAGGCGTACCGCAGCGTCACCGACGTGCCGGGCGAGGTGGACGTGGCCGTCTTCGCCATCCCGGCCCGGCGGGTGGCGGCGGCCCTGGAGGAGGCGGGACGCAAGGGCGTCGCCAACGCGGTCCTCATCCCGTCCGGGTTCGCGGAGACCGGCGAGCACCGGCTCCAGGAGGAACTGGTGGAGATCGCCGAGCGGTACGGCGTCCGCCTGCTCGGCCCGAACATCTACGGCTACTACTCCACCTGGCAGGACCTGTGCGCCACGTTCTGCACGCCGTACGACGTCAAGGGCCCGGTGGCGCTGACCTCGCAGTCGGGTGGCATCGGGATGGCCGTCCTCGGCTTCGCGCGAACCACGAGGACGGGCGTGTCGGCGATCGTCGGCCTCGGCAACAAGGCGGACCTGGACGAGGACGACCTGCTGACCTGGTTCGGCGAGGACCCGCACACCGAGTGCGTCGCCATGCATCTGGAGGACCTCAAGGACGGGCGGGCGTTCGTGGCGGCGGCCCGCGAGGTCGTGCCGAAGAAGCCGGTGGTGGTGCTGAAGGCGGGCCGTACGGCGGCGGGCGCGAAGGCGGCCGGCTCGCACACCGGGGCGCTGGCGGGCGACGACGCGGTCTACGACGACATCCTCCGGCAGGCCGGGGTGATCCGGGCGCCGGGCCTGGACGACCTGCTGGAGTACGCGCGCGCGTTGCCGGTCCTGCCCGCCCCGAAAGGCGACAACGTCGTCATCATCACCGGCGCCGGCGGCAGCGGGGTGCTGCTGTCGGACGCGGTGACGGACAACGGGCTGTCGCTGATGGAGATCCCGCCCGACCTGGACGAGGCGTTCCGCCGGTTCATCCCGCCGTTCGGCGCGGCCGGCAACCCGGTGGACATCACCGGTGGCGAGCCGCCGTCGACGTACGAGGCGACGATCCGGCTGGGCCTCGCGGACCCCCGCGTGCACGCCCTGGTGCTCGGCTACTGGCACACCATCGTCACTCCGCCGATGGTGTTCGCCGAGCTGACCGCGCGCGTGGTGGCCGAGTTCCGCGAACGCGGCGTGGAGAAGCCGGTGGTGGCGTCCCTCGCCGGTGACGTGGAGGTCGAGGAGGCCTGCCGGTACCTGTTCGAGCGCGGGGTCGTGGCGTACCCGTACACGACCGAGAAGCCGGTGGCCGTGCTCGGCGCCAAGTACCGGTGGGCGCGGGCGGCCGGCCTGCTGCGGGACGGTTCATGA
- a CDS encoding OFA family MFS transporter, translating to MTSDPMKTRKTPAGPEAPYHAYREVTDARGRVYRVGETDRDILGHSRKLMVYLPWISMMAISVSEYAYGSAEDTLSSAHAWTQSDTFWILSVWIFFQAGIAFPAGWLRERGLLTARRAMYIGAVMCLLGFLALSHFHDVLPAILGFGVVGGVGSGLIYATCINMVGKWFPERRGAKTGFVNGGFAYGSLPFIFIFNYAFNTGDYERVLDLIGGYVLVVVAVCAFFFQDPPKNWWPADVEPPARSGSGAGAASLAKNPPAVRQFTPGEAVRTGMLPLMWVLIVMTAGVSIFGISFQVDFAKEVGFGPLVAASSMGVMAVVNGVGRAVVGWLSDLWGRRTTLVFVIVVLGLAQFGVIWAGESRNQWLFLFFAFLSGFGGGAFYPLFAALTPDYFGENYNATNYGLVYSGKLVSGLFGGGLGSMVVGAWGYDGAYALAGGVSMAAAALALLLRQPGRDRADRVAAPRPRPAA from the coding sequence ATGACGTCAGATCCCATGAAGACCCGGAAGACTCCGGCCGGACCGGAGGCGCCGTACCACGCCTACCGCGAGGTGACCGACGCCCGCGGCCGGGTCTACCGCGTCGGCGAGACGGACCGGGACATCCTCGGTCACTCGCGCAAGCTCATGGTGTACCTGCCCTGGATCTCCATGATGGCCATCAGCGTCTCGGAGTACGCCTACGGCTCCGCGGAGGACACCTTGTCCTCCGCCCACGCCTGGACGCAGAGCGACACGTTCTGGATCCTGAGCGTCTGGATCTTCTTCCAGGCGGGCATCGCGTTCCCGGCGGGCTGGCTGCGCGAGCGGGGCCTGCTCACGGCGCGCCGGGCCATGTACATCGGCGCCGTGATGTGTCTGCTCGGCTTCCTGGCCCTGTCCCACTTCCACGACGTCCTGCCGGCCATCCTCGGCTTCGGTGTCGTGGGCGGTGTCGGCTCCGGGCTGATCTACGCCACCTGCATCAACATGGTCGGCAAGTGGTTCCCGGAGCGGCGCGGGGCGAAGACCGGATTCGTCAACGGAGGCTTCGCCTACGGCTCACTGCCGTTCATCTTCATCTTCAACTACGCGTTCAACACCGGGGATTACGAGCGGGTGCTCGACCTGATCGGCGGTTACGTCCTGGTGGTGGTCGCGGTCTGCGCGTTCTTCTTCCAGGACCCGCCGAAGAACTGGTGGCCGGCCGACGTGGAGCCGCCGGCCCGCTCCGGGAGCGGCGCCGGTGCCGCGAGCCTGGCGAAGAACCCGCCGGCGGTACGCCAGTTCACGCCCGGCGAGGCCGTCCGGACCGGAATGCTGCCGCTGATGTGGGTCCTGATCGTGATGACGGCGGGAGTGTCGATCTTCGGGATCTCCTTCCAGGTCGACTTCGCCAAGGAGGTCGGCTTCGGTCCTCTGGTCGCCGCCTCCTCGATGGGCGTCATGGCCGTCGTCAACGGCGTCGGCCGCGCGGTGGTCGGCTGGCTGTCGGACCTGTGGGGCCGCAGGACGACGCTGGTGTTCGTCATCGTGGTGCTCGGGCTCGCGCAGTTCGGTGTCATCTGGGCCGGCGAGTCGCGCAACCAGTGGCTGTTCCTGTTCTTCGCCTTCCTCTCCGGCTTCGGCGGCGGCGCGTTCTACCCGCTGTTCGCGGCGCTGACCCCGGACTACTTCGGCGAGAACTACAACGCCACCAACTACGGCCTGGTGTACAGCGGCAAGCTGGTCAGCGGCCTGTTCGGCGGCGGCCTCGGCTCGATGGTGGTCGGCGCGTGGGGCTACGACGGGGCCTACGCGCTGGCCGGCGGTGTCTCGATGGCCGCGGCGGCGCTCGCCCTGCTGCTGCGGCAGCCGGGCCGGGACCGCGCGGACCGGGTGGCGGCACCGAGGCCGCGCCCCGCCGCCTGA
- a CDS encoding GntR family transcriptional regulator: MLSTGLPQGSVPRLERPGPLRERVYEALLELITTRALRPGQHLVESELAGHLGVSRQPVREALQRLNTEGWVDLRPAQGAFVHEPTEEEADQLLTVRTLLEAEAARLAAAHADSAGIAVLEELCAEGEQAVAAEDVDRAVALNAAFHSKVMELAGNTVLAGLAAQVDRRVRWYYTPVARQRGRQSWVEHRELIAAVEARDEQRATQLMRAHTEHTRRSYHERETA; the protein is encoded by the coding sequence ATGTTGTCGACCGGACTGCCGCAAGGGTCGGTGCCGAGGCTGGAGAGGCCCGGCCCGCTGCGCGAGCGCGTGTACGAGGCGCTGCTCGAACTCATCACCACCCGCGCCCTGCGCCCCGGCCAGCACCTGGTGGAGAGCGAACTCGCCGGACACCTCGGCGTCTCCCGGCAGCCCGTGCGCGAGGCGCTGCAACGCCTGAACACCGAGGGCTGGGTCGATCTGCGGCCCGCCCAGGGCGCGTTCGTGCACGAGCCGACCGAGGAGGAGGCCGACCAGCTGCTCACCGTCCGCACCCTGCTGGAGGCGGAGGCGGCCCGGCTGGCCGCCGCGCACGCGGACAGCGCCGGCATCGCCGTCCTCGAAGAGCTGTGCGCGGAGGGCGAGCAGGCGGTGGCGGCCGAGGACGTGGACCGCGCGGTCGCCCTCAACGCCGCCTTCCACAGCAAGGTGATGGAGCTGGCCGGCAACACCGTCCTCGCCGGGCTCGCCGCCCAGGTGGACCGGCGGGTCCGCTGGTACTACACGCCGGTGGCCCGGCAGCGCGGCCGTCAGTCGTGGGTCGAGCACCGGGAGCTGATCGCGGCCGTCGAGGCCCGGGACGAACAGCGCGCCACGCAGCTGATGCGCGCGCACACCGAGCACACACGGCGGTCGTACCACGAGCGCGAGACCGCCTGA